The following are encoded in a window of Rhizobium sp. WYJ-E13 genomic DNA:
- a CDS encoding heavy metal translocating P-type ATPase: MSEAAQARYRVGGMDCAACATKIDTAIRRMDGVEDVTVSVTAGTMTVRHNGSSDLKAIERKVTGLGYSVAPLTGKAPAQEQKGGHDHAHHDHDHGHDHDHEHHDHGGHEHHDHDHSGHAHSHGVEEVQGLHGHDHRPMTGPWWQSKKGRLTIFSGLALVIAYVIGHLVPAIASYAFIAAMLVGLVPIARRAVMAALAGIPFSIEMLMTIAAVGAVIINAGEEAATVVFLFLVGELFEGVAAGKARASIQSLTTLVPKNALLETGGEVKEVPAETLTVGSVILVRPGDRISADGTILSGESAIDEAPVTGESTPVRKGTGETVFAGTVNGDAAVRIRVTAAAEDNTIARVVKLVEEAQESKAPTERFIDRFSRYYTPGVVVVAVLVAILPPLLTGAAWGEWIYKGLAILLIGCPCALVISTPAAIAASLSAGARRGLLMKGGAVLESLGKVTAVAFDKTGTLTVGKPQVTDIIAFGRSETQVLSRAAVLEQASSHPLALAILNRAKADGVPMPPAFELEALPGKGVTGKVGGETLDLLSPPAARERRALNAEQDQQVTILNGAGKSVSVLLIDGVAAGLIAMRDEPREDAKSGLATLKAAGVRAIMLTGDNKRTAAAVAGDLGIDWRGELLPQDKQRIVGELKKEGLFVAKVGDGINDAPALAAADVGIAMGGGTDVALETADAAVLHGRVGDVARMIDLSKRTMRNIMQNITIALGLKAVFLVTTIAGITGLWPAILADTGATVLVTMNALRLLRMKT; the protein is encoded by the coding sequence GTGAGCGAAGCAGCACAGGCACGGTACAGGGTCGGCGGTATGGATTGCGCCGCCTGCGCAACGAAGATCGATACGGCCATCAGGCGTATGGACGGGGTCGAGGATGTCACGGTTTCGGTGACGGCCGGCACGATGACGGTGCGCCACAATGGCAGCAGCGATCTCAAGGCGATAGAGAGGAAGGTGACCGGCCTCGGCTATTCCGTCGCTCCGCTCACGGGCAAGGCGCCCGCTCAGGAACAGAAGGGCGGCCACGATCACGCGCATCATGATCACGATCATGGGCACGACCATGACCATGAGCACCACGATCATGGCGGGCATGAACATCATGACCACGATCATTCCGGTCACGCCCATTCGCATGGTGTGGAGGAAGTCCAGGGGCTGCACGGTCATGATCATCGACCGATGACCGGCCCCTGGTGGCAGAGCAAGAAGGGCCGGCTGACGATCTTCTCCGGCCTGGCGCTCGTTATCGCCTATGTGATCGGCCATCTGGTGCCGGCGATCGCTTCCTATGCCTTCATTGCCGCCATGCTGGTCGGGCTGGTTCCGATCGCGCGGCGCGCCGTCATGGCCGCGCTTGCCGGCATTCCCTTTTCGATCGAAATGCTGATGACAATCGCCGCCGTCGGTGCCGTCATCATCAATGCCGGCGAAGAAGCGGCGACGGTCGTCTTCCTGTTCCTTGTCGGTGAGCTGTTCGAAGGCGTTGCCGCCGGAAAGGCGCGCGCCAGCATCCAGTCGCTGACGACGCTGGTGCCGAAGAATGCGTTGCTCGAAACGGGCGGTGAGGTGAAGGAAGTGCCGGCGGAAACGCTTACCGTCGGCTCAGTCATTCTCGTACGGCCGGGCGATCGGATTTCCGCCGACGGTACGATCCTGTCTGGTGAGAGCGCCATCGACGAAGCGCCGGTGACCGGCGAAAGCACGCCGGTGCGCAAGGGAACCGGCGAGACCGTCTTCGCTGGCACGGTGAATGGCGATGCCGCAGTGCGCATTCGTGTGACGGCCGCTGCCGAGGACAATACGATTGCCCGCGTCGTCAAGCTGGTGGAGGAGGCGCAGGAATCCAAGGCGCCGACGGAGCGCTTCATCGACCGCTTTTCGCGCTATTACACGCCGGGTGTTGTCGTCGTGGCGGTTCTGGTGGCGATCCTGCCGCCGCTGCTGACGGGCGCGGCTTGGGGCGAATGGATCTACAAGGGCCTTGCGATCCTGCTGATCGGTTGCCCTTGCGCGCTCGTCATTTCCACGCCGGCTGCGATTGCCGCTTCTCTTTCGGCGGGTGCGCGCCGCGGGTTGCTGATGAAGGGCGGCGCAGTTCTGGAATCGCTTGGCAAGGTGACGGCCGTTGCCTTCGACAAGACGGGTACGCTGACCGTTGGCAAGCCGCAGGTGACCGATATCATTGCCTTTGGACGCTCTGAGACGCAGGTGCTGTCACGCGCCGCGGTCCTGGAGCAAGCTTCCAGCCATCCGTTGGCGCTGGCGATCCTAAACCGGGCGAAAGCCGATGGTGTACCCATGCCGCCGGCTTTCGAACTTGAGGCGCTGCCGGGCAAGGGTGTGACGGGCAAGGTGGGCGGCGAAACGCTCGATCTCCTGTCGCCGCCGGCTGCGCGTGAGCGTAGAGCGCTGAATGCGGAGCAGGATCAGCAGGTTACCATCCTGAATGGCGCGGGCAAAAGTGTTTCGGTGCTGCTGATCGATGGCGTCGCTGCCGGCCTGATCGCCATGCGCGACGAGCCACGCGAGGACGCAAAGAGCGGCCTTGCGACGCTGAAGGCGGCCGGTGTGCGGGCCATCATGCTGACCGGTGATAACAAGCGCACGGCAGCCGCCGTTGCCGGTGATCTCGGCATCGACTGGCGCGGCGAGCTGCTGCCGCAGGACAAGCAGCGCATCGTCGGCGAATTGAAGAAGGAAGGGCTTTTCGTCGCCAAGGTCGGTGACGGCATCAACGATGCGCCGGCGCTTGCTGCTGCCGATGTCGGCATCGCCATGGGCGGCGGCACCGACGTGGCGCTGGAAACGGCGGATGCGGCGGTGCTGCATGGACGTGTCGGCGACGTGGCGCGCATGATCGACCTTTCGAAGCGGACGATGCGCAATATCATGCAGAACATCACCATCGCGCTCGGGCTGAAGGCAGTGTTTCTCGTCACCACTATAGCCGGCATTACCGGCCTGTGGCCGGCGATCCTGGCGGATACGGGCGCGACCGTGCTGGTGACGATGAATGCGCTTCGCCTTCTTCGGATGAAGACATAA
- a CDS encoding TIGR03862 family flavoprotein, whose product MEQKTIAIIGGGPAGLSAAEVLSESGYAIAVYDAMPTFARKFLLAGKSGLNITHSEDYDRFATRFGDANVSLRSTLDAFTPADIRTWATELGTETFVGSSGRVFPNVMKASPLLRAWLGRLEDRGVSFFTRHRWVGFAEGGHSFETPNGRKTISCDATLLALGGASYPRLGSDAAWVPLLAGRGIAIASFQPANCGFDVAWSEFFRERFAGEPLKSVTATSSAGTFSGEFVITKHGIEGSLVYAHAAALRDRLLEGKASLTLDLVPGRTLERLCRDLARQDTKSSFSNRLRKGAGIDGVKAALLRELTPEADRNDPQKLAAAIKALPVPLLRPRPIAEAISSAGGIAWSQIDEAYMLKQLPGVFAAGEMLDWEAPTGGYLLTACFATGRAAARGIGHWLSRR is encoded by the coding sequence ATGGAACAGAAGACAATTGCGATCATCGGCGGCGGTCCCGCAGGTTTGTCAGCCGCCGAAGTGTTGTCGGAAAGCGGCTACGCCATCGCCGTCTACGACGCGATGCCGACTTTCGCCCGCAAGTTCCTGCTCGCCGGCAAGTCGGGCCTCAACATCACCCATTCGGAGGACTACGACCGTTTCGCCACCCGCTTTGGCGATGCCAATGTCAGTCTTCGTTCCACCCTTGATGCCTTCACCCCGGCCGATATCCGCACCTGGGCAACTGAGCTCGGCACCGAAACCTTCGTCGGTTCCTCCGGCCGCGTCTTTCCCAATGTCATGAAGGCGTCACCACTTCTGCGCGCCTGGCTCGGCAGGCTGGAAGATCGCGGCGTAAGCTTCTTCACCCGCCATCGCTGGGTCGGCTTTGCCGAAGGTGGACACAGTTTCGAAACGCCAAACGGACGCAAGACTATTTCCTGCGATGCCACGCTGCTTGCGCTCGGCGGCGCAAGCTACCCCCGTCTCGGCTCAGATGCGGCCTGGGTGCCGCTGCTTGCCGGACGCGGCATCGCCATCGCTTCATTCCAGCCCGCCAATTGCGGCTTCGATGTTGCCTGGAGCGAATTTTTCCGCGAGCGTTTTGCCGGCGAACCGCTGAAATCCGTCACAGCAACGTCCTCCGCAGGTACGTTTTCCGGTGAATTCGTGATTACCAAACACGGCATCGAGGGCAGCCTTGTCTATGCGCATGCCGCCGCCCTGCGGGATCGTCTGCTTGAAGGCAAGGCGTCACTGACGCTAGACCTCGTCCCCGGCCGCACGCTCGAACGCCTGTGCCGCGACCTTGCCCGACAGGATACGAAATCGAGCTTCTCCAACCGCCTACGCAAAGGCGCCGGGATCGACGGCGTGAAAGCCGCGCTCCTGCGCGAACTGACGCCGGAAGCCGATCGCAACGATCCGCAGAAGCTCGCCGCCGCCATCAAGGCCCTGCCGGTTCCACTTCTGCGCCCGCGTCCGATCGCCGAGGCCATCTCGTCTGCCGGCGGCATCGCCTGGAGCCAAATCGACGAGGCCTACATGCTGAAACAGCTCCCCGGCGTCTTTGCAGCCGGGGAGATGCTGGACTGGGAAGCGCCGACAGGTGGTTATTTGCTGACAGCCTGTTTCGCCACGGGCCGCGCCGCGGCGAGAGGCATCGGACACTGGCTCAGCCGAAGGTGA
- a CDS encoding helix-turn-helix domain-containing protein, with product MKKITIGEAARHSGVKVPTIRYYESIGLLSEPSRSEGNQRSYEPADLNRLAFIRHARELGFEIEAIRTLLHLQDDPHQPCASADAIAKARLIEVEQRIRSLNALKAELEQMVESCCHGRVDQCRVIEVLADHGKCVHPHH from the coding sequence ATGAAAAAGATCACCATCGGTGAAGCCGCGCGTCACAGCGGCGTCAAAGTGCCGACGATCCGCTATTATGAGAGCATCGGCCTGCTTTCCGAACCCAGCCGCAGCGAGGGCAACCAGCGTTCCTACGAGCCCGCTGACCTCAATCGCCTCGCCTTCATCCGCCACGCTCGCGAACTCGGCTTCGAGATCGAAGCGATCCGCACGCTGCTGCACCTGCAGGATGACCCACACCAGCCCTGCGCCTCCGCCGATGCCATCGCCAAGGCACGTCTCATCGAGGTCGAGCAACGTATCCGCAGTCTGAATGCGCTGAAGGCGGAACTGGAGCAGATGGTCGAGAGCTGCTGCCACGGCCGCGTCGATCAATGCCGGGTCATCGAAGTGCTCGCCGACCACGGCAAGTGCGTGCATCCGCATCACTGA
- a CDS encoding DUF779 domain-containing protein, whose product MEQTVNGEARVLATDVALDLIREIQRDYPKILFHQSGGCCDGSSPMCYPADDFIIGDQDVKLGEIGGVPVYISASQFEAWKHTQLIIDVVPGRGGMFSLDNGREKRFLTRSRMFAGGEACAIPEVRARETT is encoded by the coding sequence ATGGAACAGACGGTCAATGGCGAAGCGCGCGTGCTCGCCACCGATGTGGCGCTCGACCTCATCAGGGAAATCCAGAGGGATTATCCCAAAATCCTCTTCCACCAGTCCGGCGGCTGCTGCGACGGCTCTTCGCCCATGTGCTATCCCGCGGATGATTTCATCATCGGCGATCAGGATGTGAAGCTCGGTGAAATCGGCGGCGTACCCGTTTACATCAGTGCCAGCCAGTTCGAGGCCTGGAAACACACGCAGCTCATCATCGATGTCGTGCCCGGCCGCGGCGGCATGTTTTCACTCGATAATGGCCGCGAAAAGCGCTTCCTCACCCGCTCCCGCATGTTCGCCGGCGGCGAGGCCTGCGCCATTCCAGAGGTCAGGGCACGCGAGACGACCTGA
- a CDS encoding ribbon-helix-helix domain-containing protein has translation MCELFIKADARLWESTTRSLRIDGMVTSVRLENFFWSKLEEIATRDSMNVVQLITRLHHESIDAGHDLGNFTSFLRVCCARYLDLQLAGDIPADLSRPIAGLDAPEILGREKRKYH, from the coding sequence ATGTGTGAACTGTTCATCAAGGCCGATGCGCGGCTCTGGGAAAGCACCACCCGGTCGCTGCGCATCGATGGCATGGTCACCAGCGTGCGGCTGGAGAATTTCTTCTGGTCGAAACTGGAAGAAATTGCCACCCGCGACAGCATGAACGTGGTCCAGCTCATCACCAGGCTGCACCACGAGTCGATCGATGCCGGCCATGACCTCGGCAACTTCACTTCGTTCCTCCGCGTCTGCTGCGCCCGTTACCTGGATCTCCAGCTTGCCGGCGACATACCCGCCGATCTGTCGAGGCCGATCGCCGGCCTCGACGCCCCGGAAATTCTGGGGCGGGAGAAACGGAAGTACCATTGA
- a CDS encoding helix-turn-helix domain-containing protein — MHEQSAHAEHVYTCAQQNSAAASSPIVASWRRCMTMYQLAPEEKRAPLRLTEQEFRLARQQSEQLIADARDELDRLFATVGKAGCCLLLTDRNGIALERRGAAGNDKEFHDVGLWTGSIWTEASIGTNGIGTALADERAVAVFRDQHFYCSNIKLSCTTAPIRDHRGLLAAALDISTCRDDVNEMTLTILSQAVRDAAMRIELNLFRSAFAGARFVMVPAGANSANALLAVDRHDLVLGATRAARLALKLDDRHIAAGIPASDALHEGRVSQEEEMAEAEKAALLRALSRTHGNVSQAATALGISRATLHRKMKKLDLH, encoded by the coding sequence ATGCACGAACAATCCGCACATGCGGAGCATGTCTATACGTGCGCCCAGCAAAACTCTGCTGCGGCCAGCTCGCCGATCGTGGCTTCATGGCGCCGCTGCATGACCATGTATCAGCTGGCGCCGGAGGAAAAACGTGCGCCCCTGCGCCTGACAGAACAGGAGTTTCGCCTTGCGCGGCAACAATCCGAGCAGTTGATCGCCGATGCCCGTGACGAACTCGACCGTCTCTTTGCGACGGTAGGCAAGGCCGGCTGCTGCCTGCTTTTGACCGATCGCAACGGCATTGCGCTGGAACGCCGCGGCGCCGCCGGCAATGACAAGGAATTCCACGATGTGGGCCTTTGGACCGGCTCCATCTGGACCGAGGCCAGCATCGGCACCAACGGCATCGGCACGGCTCTTGCCGATGAACGTGCCGTCGCCGTTTTCCGCGACCAGCATTTCTACTGCTCCAATATCAAGCTGAGCTGCACCACAGCCCCGATCCGCGATCATCGCGGCCTGCTTGCCGCCGCGCTCGACATTTCCACCTGCCGTGACGACGTCAATGAAATGACGCTCACCATCCTGTCGCAGGCCGTGCGAGATGCGGCCATGCGTATCGAACTCAATCTGTTCCGGTCCGCTTTTGCCGGCGCCCGTTTCGTCATGGTCCCGGCCGGCGCCAATTCCGCCAATGCGCTGCTCGCCGTCGACCGGCATGACCTCGTTCTCGGTGCCACACGCGCCGCCCGCCTTGCCCTCAAGCTCGACGACAGGCATATCGCCGCCGGCATTCCGGCCTCCGACGCGCTGCACGAAGGTCGCGTTTCGCAGGAGGAAGAAATGGCAGAGGCGGAAAAAGCCGCTCTCCTGCGGGCGCTGTCGCGTACCCATGGCAACGTCTCTCAGGCCGCCACAGCCCTTGGCATCAGCCGCGCAACACTGCACCGGAAGATGAAGAAGCTCGACCTGCACTGA
- a CDS encoding DJ-1/PfpI family protein, with the protein MPASKILMITGDFTEDYETMVPFQTLLACGYTVHAVCPGKTAGQTVATAIHDFEGDQTYSEKRGHNFALNATFESVRAEDYDALVIPGGRAPEYLRLNPDVIKAVRHFFDANKPVAAICHGAQLLAAAGVLKGRTCSAYPACRPEVELAGGTYADIAISDAISDGNLVTAPAWPAHPSWLRQFMTVLDAAATLETNAA; encoded by the coding sequence ATGCCAGCAAGCAAGATCCTGATGATCACAGGCGATTTCACTGAAGATTACGAAACCATGGTGCCGTTCCAGACGCTGCTTGCCTGCGGCTATACGGTCCATGCCGTCTGCCCCGGCAAGACCGCCGGCCAGACGGTCGCCACCGCCATCCATGATTTCGAAGGCGACCAGACCTATTCCGAAAAGCGCGGCCATAACTTCGCGCTGAATGCCACCTTCGAAAGCGTGCGCGCCGAAGATTACGATGCGCTCGTCATTCCCGGCGGCCGCGCGCCGGAATATCTCCGCCTCAACCCCGATGTCATCAAGGCTGTCAGGCATTTCTTCGATGCCAATAAGCCGGTTGCCGCGATCTGCCACGGCGCCCAGCTTCTGGCCGCTGCCGGCGTACTCAAGGGCCGCACCTGCTCGGCCTATCCCGCCTGCCGTCCGGAAGTCGAGCTTGCCGGCGGCACGTATGCCGATATTGCGATCAGCGATGCCATTTCCGATGGCAATCTCGTCACCGCACCGGCCTGGCCGGCCCATCCCTCGTGGCTGCGCCAGTTCATGACGGTGCTCGATGCGGCAGCGACCCTGGAGACCAACGCCGCCTGA
- the adh gene encoding aldehyde dehydrogenase, whose product MLHQKIVESPFKLKYGNYIGGEWREPIGGKYFDNVTPVTGGKLCEIPRSDEKDINAALDAAHAAKEKWGRTSTTERSNILMKIAQRMEDKLELLAQAETWDNGKPIRETMAADIPLAIDHFRYFASCIRAQEGTIGEIDHDTVAYHFHEPLGVVGQIIPWNFPILMATWKLAPALAAGNCVVIKPAEQTPASLLLWAEIVGDLLPAGVLNIVNGFGLEAGKPLASSPRIAKIAFTGETTTGRLIMQYASQNLIPVTLELGGKSPNIFFADVAAEDDDFFDKALEGFAMFALNQGEVCTCPSRALIQESIYDRFMERAVKRVEAIKQGNPLDPATMIGAQASTEQMEKILAYLDIGKQEGAQVLAGGSRNDLGGELSEGYYIKPTIFKGHNKMRVFQEEIFGPVVSVTTFKDDKEALEIANDTLYGLGAGVWTRDANRAYRFGREIQAGRVWTNCYHAYPAHAAFGGYKQSGIGRETHKMMLDHYQQTKNMLVSYSPKKLGFF is encoded by the coding sequence ATGCTTCATCAGAAAATCGTCGAGTCGCCGTTCAAGCTCAAATACGGCAACTACATCGGCGGCGAGTGGCGCGAGCCGATCGGCGGCAAATATTTCGACAACGTCACGCCCGTCACCGGCGGCAAGCTCTGCGAAATCCCGCGCTCAGATGAAAAGGACATCAATGCCGCGCTCGATGCCGCCCATGCCGCGAAGGAAAAATGGGGCCGCACCTCCACCACCGAGCGCTCCAACATCCTCATGAAGATCGCCCAGCGCATGGAAGACAAGCTGGAGCTTCTGGCCCAGGCCGAAACCTGGGACAACGGCAAGCCGATCCGCGAAACCATGGCGGCCGACATCCCGCTCGCCATCGACCACTTCCGCTATTTCGCCTCCTGCATCCGCGCCCAGGAAGGCACGATCGGTGAAATCGACCATGACACGGTCGCCTACCACTTCCATGAACCGCTTGGCGTCGTCGGCCAGATCATTCCCTGGAATTTTCCGATCCTGATGGCGACCTGGAAGCTGGCGCCGGCTCTCGCCGCCGGCAACTGCGTCGTCATCAAGCCGGCAGAACAGACACCCGCCTCCCTGCTTCTCTGGGCAGAAATCGTCGGCGATCTGTTGCCGGCCGGTGTGCTCAACATCGTCAACGGCTTCGGCCTCGAAGCCGGCAAGCCGCTCGCCTCCAGCCCGCGCATCGCCAAGATCGCGTTTACCGGTGAGACGACGACAGGCCGCCTGATCATGCAGTATGCCAGCCAGAACCTCATTCCGGTGACGCTGGAGCTCGGCGGCAAGTCGCCCAACATCTTCTTTGCCGATGTGGCGGCCGAAGACGACGATTTCTTCGACAAGGCACTCGAAGGTTTCGCCATGTTCGCGCTGAACCAGGGCGAAGTCTGCACCTGCCCGAGCCGCGCCCTCATCCAGGAATCGATCTATGACCGCTTCATGGAACGGGCCGTCAAGCGCGTCGAAGCCATCAAGCAGGGCAACCCGCTCGACCCGGCAACGATGATTGGCGCTCAGGCCTCCACCGAGCAGATGGAAAAGATCCTCGCTTACCTCGATATCGGCAAGCAGGAAGGTGCTCAGGTATTGGCAGGCGGCTCGCGCAACGATCTCGGCGGCGAACTTTCGGAGGGCTATTACATCAAGCCGACCATCTTCAAGGGCCACAACAAGATGCGTGTCTTCCAGGAAGAAATTTTCGGCCCGGTCGTCTCGGTCACCACTTTCAAGGATGACAAGGAGGCGCTCGAGATCGCCAATGATACGCTCTACGGCCTCGGCGCCGGTGTCTGGACTCGCGATGCCAACCGCGCCTATCGCTTCGGCCGGGAAATCCAGGCCGGCCGCGTCTGGACCAATTGCTATCACGCCTATCCGGCCCATGCGGCCTTCGGCGGCTACAAGCAGTCCGGCATCGGTCGCGAAACGCACAAGATGATGCTCGACCATTACCAGCAAACCAAGAACATGCTGGTCAGCTACAGCCCGAAGAAGCTCGGCTTCTTCTGA
- a CDS encoding calcium:proton antiporter, producing the protein MTDGSALHTIGIAGIVREEWFFGVSVATSLAFLVFSGPIFAQLSEPLWFIVIFFWLFAVVLGSALSVVRHADHLAEQLQEPYGTLILTLAITSIEVMAISAVMLHGENNPTLARDTLFAVVMIILNGMVGLSLLLGAWRREDQQHNLHGANAYLGVIVPLATLSLVMPTFLAGPDGPHPSAPRQMFLGIVSIGLYGVFLLLQAGRHHRYFADDGNHHEQHIVSMRRHRSVWHHAVLLLAYMVPVVFLVEQLARPIDYVIETLQAPAAFGGVVMAVLVATPEAISAVRASVANHLQRAINIFLGSVLSTIGLTVPAMLAISHLYGHPVTLGLQGPDLVMFVLTLAVSIITFSSGRTNLMQGAVHLMLFVSYVLLITQQ; encoded by the coding sequence ATGACTGACGGCTCCGCATTGCATACCATCGGTATAGCAGGCATCGTGCGTGAGGAATGGTTCTTTGGCGTCAGTGTCGCAACCAGCCTGGCTTTCCTTGTCTTCTCCGGGCCAATCTTCGCGCAGCTTTCCGAGCCACTCTGGTTCATCGTCATTTTTTTCTGGCTTTTTGCTGTTGTGTTGGGTTCCGCCCTATCGGTCGTTCGTCATGCCGATCATCTGGCGGAACAGCTTCAGGAGCCCTACGGAACCCTCATCCTGACCCTTGCGATTACCTCGATCGAAGTGATGGCGATCTCGGCTGTCATGCTGCATGGAGAGAACAATCCGACGCTGGCACGTGACACGCTGTTTGCCGTCGTCATGATCATTCTGAACGGCATGGTGGGATTGTCGCTGCTCCTTGGAGCGTGGCGGCGGGAAGATCAGCAACACAACCTGCACGGCGCCAATGCCTATCTCGGCGTCATCGTGCCACTGGCCACCCTCAGCCTCGTCATGCCCACGTTTCTGGCCGGCCCGGATGGCCCGCACCCCTCGGCACCCAGGCAGATGTTTCTCGGCATAGTCTCGATTGGCCTCTACGGTGTATTTCTGCTCCTCCAGGCCGGCCGTCATCATCGCTACTTCGCCGATGACGGCAACCATCATGAGCAGCACATCGTCAGCATGCGGCGCCACCGGTCCGTCTGGCATCATGCGGTACTGCTGCTCGCTTATATGGTGCCGGTCGTCTTCCTGGTCGAACAGCTTGCCCGGCCGATCGACTACGTGATCGAAACCCTTCAAGCACCGGCAGCATTCGGGGGGGTGGTCATGGCGGTACTCGTCGCAACACCAGAGGCGATAAGCGCCGTGCGCGCCTCTGTCGCCAACCACCTGCAGCGAGCCATCAACATTTTCCTCGGCTCGGTTCTGTCGACGATCGGCCTCACCGTGCCGGCCATGCTGGCAATCAGCCACCTCTACGGACACCCCGTCACGCTGGGGCTTCAAGGCCCGGATCTTGTCATGTTCGTGCTGACGCTCGCCGTCAGCATCATCACCTTTTCGAGTGGGCGCACCAATCTCATGCAGGGCGCAGTTCACCTGATGCTGTTCGTGTCTTACGTGCTGCTCATTACTCAGCAGTGA
- a CDS encoding efflux RND transporter periplasmic adaptor subunit, which translates to MREGLHRGLQISVTLIGMTALAACDGSSNTYVPPPPPAVRVAQPVQEAVTLYFELTGNTAPLNSVDIEARVQGYLQSIDYQDGTTVTKGTKLFGIERDTYQAQLDQAKASLASQQASQVGAKQEYDRQLNLMKQQVTTQTAVDSAKATLDEANAQILNAQANVELATINLGYTEVIAPFDGTVTNHLVDIGTLVGVSGPTKLASIVQADPIYAYFNVSETQVLLIKDMLRKQGRTFKQTDLPSIPAELGLQSEEGYPHKGHLDYVSPQLDASTGTLQVRALFDNKDKVMLPGFFVRIRVPIRQDQKALLVRDDAIATNQLGSYLLVLGKDDTVEQKQVRTGQREGVLRVIESGLGPADWVVVQGIQQAIPGSKVAPEKIDMKTQPTEAGADAKATTTTQ; encoded by the coding sequence ATGCGTGAGGGATTGCATCGGGGCCTGCAGATTTCTGTGACACTCATCGGCATGACGGCGCTCGCTGCCTGCGATGGAAGCAGCAATACCTACGTCCCGCCTCCGCCGCCGGCGGTCCGTGTTGCGCAACCAGTCCAGGAGGCCGTCACCCTCTATTTCGAACTCACGGGCAATACTGCGCCGCTGAACTCGGTCGATATCGAAGCGCGCGTCCAGGGTTACCTTCAATCGATCGATTATCAGGATGGCACGACGGTAACGAAGGGCACCAAGCTCTTCGGGATCGAGCGCGACACCTATCAGGCCCAGCTTGATCAGGCCAAGGCATCCCTCGCATCGCAACAGGCATCCCAGGTTGGCGCCAAGCAGGAGTACGATCGTCAGCTCAATCTGATGAAGCAGCAGGTCACGACGCAGACAGCCGTCGACAGCGCCAAGGCGACGCTCGACGAGGCCAATGCGCAGATCCTCAACGCGCAGGCCAATGTCGAACTTGCAACGATCAATCTCGGCTATACCGAAGTGATTGCCCCCTTCGATGGCACGGTGACCAACCACCTAGTCGATATCGGCACGCTCGTCGGCGTCTCAGGCCCCACCAAGCTCGCCAGCATCGTCCAGGCGGACCCGATCTATGCCTATTTCAACGTCAGCGAAACCCAGGTGCTGCTGATCAAGGATATGTTGAGAAAGCAGGGACGCACCTTCAAGCAGACGGATCTGCCGAGCATCCCAGCCGAACTCGGCCTGCAATCCGAAGAAGGCTATCCCCACAAGGGGCATCTTGACTACGTCTCGCCGCAACTCGATGCATCGACCGGCACGCTTCAGGTCCGGGCTCTGTTCGATAATAAAGACAAGGTCATGCTGCCTGGCTTCTTCGTGCGCATTCGCGTACCGATCCGCCAGGATCAGAAGGCGCTGCTCGTACGTGACGACGCGATCGCGACCAACCAGCTCGGCAGCTACCTGCTCGTTCTCGGCAAGGATGACACCGTCGAGCAGAAACAGGTGAGGACCGGCCAGCGCGAAGGCGTCCTCCGCGTCATCGAATCCGGCCTCGGTCCGGCGGACTGGGTCGTCGTCCAAGGCATCCAGCAGGCAATCCCCGGAAGCAAGGTCGCACCGGAGAAAATCGATATGAAAACGCAGCCGACAGAAGCCGGCGCCGATGCAAAGGCCACAACGACGACGCAGTAA